A genomic window from Promicromonospora sukumoe includes:
- a CDS encoding Rne/Rng family ribonuclease → MTPSSTTGSTIGSQDDHDAPEANAQVTTGGEAPADAAPAKRPRRRATRSVVSTASHVEPIVVGPSDAPAAPVESQPVTTGGTAAVATSATPAAGEPAAKRPRRRATRGVSSPTAPAPEAAAAQAPAEEPTPVQPVAAEPVVAETDVTEQAPAVVAEPEAETTPEAIAETTPPAEPEAAVAAEPVAEPVTELVAEPEAPAEQAAPLDLDLPQPVAPAEAPAREVASLDDIVLPGGPAADASAPADKAAPKRRTRKKAEPTAEAVTAEPSTEVTAEAETTAEVTVEAEPAAEPAPKRSRSRRKPASAEAEQAVETPAEPAAAAPEAPVEETPAEPATRSRTRRGGRRPAFEQPEAPAQPATSPAATTSGTRVPRLATTALLFQAPDDSAARRSRRAQAPAGPPRDLTPQFARPVARPVESVPERPAARTEAPSRRTAERAAEQVAEAPAVETPAVDAPAEARAETVAEPRTRRSGSRRAVRRTGPSTDPAERAAAETAAAEPATAEPAQESAPADAATSGDTAVEAHEAAAPAAPQFVVADLSEDDAAAVDEVGAIEEELVAEGVELEELAPADFEEYDDEDVRPSRRRRRRGGRGRRGGRANRTDDMDDSADEDQDDESDEDAQGAEDEDGDAEDSGQDAADADGEGEGEGGSRRRRRRRRGTRGERAEAAAARSSRSDEVTALKGSTRLEAKRQRRREGRDHGRRRQIITEAEFLARRESVQRSMIVREKDGRTQIAVLEDGVLVEHYVSQQSQASMAGNVYLGRVQNVLPSMEAAFVDVGKGRNAVLYAGEVNWDAAGLEGQPRRIEQALKSGDSVLVQVTKDPIGHKGARLTSQVTLAGRYLVFVPGGGMTGISRKLPDTERSRLKKILREVVPDGAGVIVRTAAEGASEDELRADVERLQGQWDAIQAKSKKASAPALLQGEPDMAIRVVRDIFNDDFSSLVVQGEGAWDEIAHYVEELAPDLRERVSKWVENTDVFTVHRVDEQLAKGMDRKVWLPSGGSLVIDRTEAMTVVDVNTGKFTGAGGTLEETVTRNNLEAAEEIVRQLRLRDIGGIIVIDFIDMVLESNRDLVLRRLVECLGRDRTKHQVAEVTSLGLVQMTRKRVGQGLVEAFSETCEHCKGRGFIVHEEPIEKPGSGAGSGGSAPVEESPRAARSRRKRGKETKEKAAPAPEQAAPVASLPEERSEAREAVKATLATIAAAAQHAHETHDTKEAGEDGPSTLADIQLPAAHSGPSSSGSTASAESPASTGSAADAASSASDAPEGGSGTGQPEPPKGAGDEVA, encoded by the coding sequence GTGACGCCTTCCAGCACCACCGGTTCGACCATCGGGTCACAGGATGATCACGACGCACCTGAGGCGAACGCCCAGGTCACCACTGGTGGGGAGGCTCCGGCGGACGCTGCGCCGGCCAAGCGCCCGCGTCGCCGGGCCACACGGTCCGTCGTCTCGACGGCCTCCCACGTGGAGCCCATCGTCGTCGGCCCCTCCGACGCCCCCGCCGCGCCGGTGGAGAGCCAGCCCGTGACCACGGGCGGCACCGCCGCCGTCGCGACGTCCGCGACCCCCGCGGCCGGTGAGCCGGCCGCCAAGCGCCCGCGCCGCCGCGCCACGCGCGGCGTCTCCTCGCCCACCGCTCCCGCTCCCGAGGCGGCCGCCGCGCAGGCGCCCGCCGAGGAGCCGACGCCGGTCCAGCCGGTCGCGGCGGAGCCCGTCGTCGCTGAGACGGATGTCACGGAGCAGGCTCCGGCCGTCGTGGCCGAGCCGGAGGCCGAGACCACGCCTGAGGCGATCGCCGAGACGACGCCCCCCGCCGAGCCGGAGGCCGCCGTCGCCGCCGAGCCCGTCGCGGAGCCCGTCACCGAGCTGGTCGCCGAGCCCGAGGCCCCCGCCGAGCAGGCCGCCCCGCTGGACCTCGACCTGCCGCAGCCCGTCGCGCCCGCCGAGGCGCCGGCCCGCGAGGTCGCGAGCCTCGACGACATCGTGCTGCCCGGCGGCCCGGCCGCCGACGCGTCCGCCCCGGCGGACAAGGCCGCGCCGAAGCGCCGCACGCGCAAGAAGGCCGAGCCGACGGCGGAGGCCGTCACGGCCGAGCCGTCCACCGAGGTCACGGCTGAGGCCGAGACCACGGCGGAGGTCACGGTTGAGGCCGAGCCCGCCGCAGAGCCGGCTCCCAAGCGCAGCCGGTCGCGCCGCAAGCCCGCGTCGGCCGAGGCCGAGCAGGCCGTCGAGACGCCGGCCGAGCCCGCGGCGGCAGCCCCCGAGGCTCCCGTCGAGGAGACCCCGGCCGAGCCCGCGACCCGGTCCCGCACCCGCCGCGGCGGCCGCCGTCCCGCGTTCGAGCAGCCGGAGGCGCCCGCGCAGCCCGCGACGTCGCCCGCCGCGACGACGTCGGGCACGCGCGTCCCGCGCCTGGCCACGACCGCGCTGCTCTTCCAGGCGCCGGACGACTCGGCCGCGCGCCGGTCGCGCCGCGCGCAGGCCCCGGCCGGGCCGCCGCGTGACCTGACGCCGCAGTTCGCCCGTCCGGTCGCCCGCCCGGTCGAGTCCGTGCCCGAGCGGCCCGCCGCCCGGACCGAGGCCCCCTCTCGCCGGACCGCAGAGCGGGCCGCCGAGCAGGTCGCCGAGGCGCCCGCTGTCGAGACGCCTGCCGTCGATGCGCCCGCCGAGGCACGCGCGGAGACCGTGGCGGAACCCCGCACGCGCCGGTCCGGCTCGCGCCGGGCCGTCCGCCGCACGGGTCCGAGCACCGATCCGGCCGAGCGCGCCGCCGCGGAGACCGCCGCGGCCGAGCCCGCCACGGCCGAGCCCGCACAGGAGAGCGCGCCGGCCGACGCCGCGACCAGCGGCGACACCGCGGTCGAGGCCCACGAGGCCGCCGCCCCGGCCGCCCCGCAGTTCGTCGTCGCCGACCTGAGCGAGGACGACGCGGCAGCGGTCGACGAGGTCGGCGCCATCGAGGAGGAGCTGGTCGCCGAGGGCGTCGAGCTCGAGGAGCTCGCCCCCGCGGACTTCGAGGAGTACGACGACGAGGACGTGCGCCCGTCGCGCCGCCGTCGTCGCCGGGGCGGACGGGGCCGCCGTGGCGGCCGCGCCAACCGCACGGACGACATGGACGACTCGGCCGACGAGGACCAGGACGACGAGTCCGACGAGGACGCCCAGGGCGCCGAGGACGAGGACGGCGACGCCGAGGACTCCGGCCAGGACGCCGCGGACGCCGACGGTGAGGGTGAGGGTGAGGGCGGCAGCCGTCGTCGGCGCCGTCGTCGCCGGGGCACGCGCGGCGAGCGCGCCGAGGCCGCCGCCGCACGCTCCAGCCGCAGCGACGAGGTCACCGCGCTGAAGGGCTCCACGCGCCTGGAGGCGAAGCGTCAGCGTCGCCGCGAGGGCCGCGACCACGGCCGTCGTCGCCAGATCATCACCGAGGCCGAGTTCCTGGCCCGCCGCGAGTCGGTGCAGCGGTCGATGATCGTGCGCGAGAAGGACGGCCGCACGCAGATCGCGGTGCTGGAGGACGGCGTGCTCGTGGAGCACTACGTCTCGCAGCAGTCGCAGGCGTCGATGGCCGGCAACGTGTACCTGGGCCGGGTCCAGAACGTGCTGCCCTCCATGGAGGCCGCCTTCGTCGACGTCGGCAAGGGCCGCAACGCCGTGCTGTACGCGGGCGAGGTCAACTGGGACGCGGCGGGCCTGGAGGGTCAGCCGCGCCGGATCGAGCAGGCGCTGAAGTCGGGCGACTCCGTCCTGGTGCAGGTCACCAAGGACCCGATCGGCCACAAGGGCGCCCGGCTCACGAGCCAGGTCACCCTGGCCGGCCGGTACCTGGTGTTCGTGCCGGGCGGCGGCATGACCGGCATCAGCCGCAAGCTGCCCGACACCGAGCGGTCGCGCCTCAAGAAGATCCTCCGCGAGGTCGTGCCCGACGGCGCGGGCGTCATCGTGCGCACCGCCGCCGAGGGGGCCAGCGAGGACGAGCTGCGCGCCGACGTCGAGCGCCTGCAGGGCCAGTGGGACGCCATCCAGGCCAAGTCCAAGAAGGCGTCCGCCCCGGCCCTGCTGCAGGGCGAGCCGGACATGGCGATCCGCGTGGTCCGCGACATCTTCAACGACGACTTCTCGTCGCTGGTGGTGCAGGGCGAGGGCGCGTGGGACGAGATCGCGCACTACGTCGAGGAGCTGGCCCCGGACCTGCGCGAGCGCGTGTCCAAGTGGGTCGAGAACACCGACGTGTTCACGGTGCACCGCGTGGACGAGCAGCTCGCCAAGGGCATGGACCGCAAGGTCTGGCTGCCCTCGGGCGGCTCGCTGGTCATCGACCGCACCGAGGCCATGACCGTCGTGGACGTCAACACCGGCAAGTTCACCGGTGCGGGCGGCACGCTCGAGGAGACCGTCACGCGGAACAACCTCGAGGCGGCCGAGGAGATCGTGCGGCAGCTCCGCCTGCGCGACATCGGCGGCATCATCGTCATCGACTTCATCGACATGGTGCTGGAGTCCAACCGTGACCTGGTGCTGCGTCGCCTGGTCGAGTGCCTCGGCCGGGACCGCACCAAGCACCAGGTGGCGGAGGTGACCTCGCTGGGTCTGGTCCAGATGACGCGCAAGCGCGTGGGTCAGGGCCTCGTCGAGGCGTTCTCCGAGACCTGCGAGCACTGCAAGGGCCGCGGCTTCATCGTGCACGAGGAGCCCATCGAGAAGCCGGGTTCCGGCGCCGGCTCCGGCGGTTCCGCACCGGTCGAGGAGAGCCCGCGCGCCGCGCGCTCCCGCCGGAAGCGCGGCAAGGAGACCAAGGAGAAGGCTGCTCCCGCACCCGAGCAGGCGGCGCCGGTCGCCAGCCTGCCCGAGGAGCGGTCCGAGGCGCGCGAGGCCGTCAAGGCCACGCTCGCGACGATCGCCGCCGCGGCGCAGCACGCGCACGAGACGCACGACACGAAGGAAGCGGGGGAGGACGGTCCGTCCACCCTGGCCGACATCCAGCTCCCCGCGGCCCACTCGGGCCCGTCGAGCTCCGGCTCGACGGCCTCCGCCGAGTCACCCGCCTCCACCGGCTCCGCGGCGGACGCCGCGTCGTCGGCGAGCGATGCGCCGGAGGGGGGCTCCGGCACCGGGCAGCCGGAACCGCCCAAAGGAGCTGGCGACGAGGTCGCCTAA
- a CDS encoding acyltransferase family protein produces the protein MTTTAARPMTARLGYVDNLRILLTVLVLAHHSALTYGALPMWYWAEPSESLSGLALMAFVVANQLWFMGFFFLLSGLFVPGSVDRKGPGAFARDRIVRLGIPLVVFWLVARPVLSLPTWPARQAQGESFLTFWFTAGDPGPMWFVEVLLVVSLGYAAFRALRARSAARRGVLSGAAGLSGAADGVVREAAARPVTFRMVAGLVAALTLVTFVWRLAVPLGTYWTGVGLPTPAYLPQYVLLFVVGLLAARRGWLTTLTVRQGRVALIVAIVGVGPALGASALASAPDAGVLALVAQSLVENVVAVGAALGLLVLFRERFSGQPAWARFAAQHSFAVYVIHPLVLVGVAVLLSPLVVPAGLKFLVLLALSVPLCWGAAYLLRRVPGVARVL, from the coding sequence ATGACGACGACCGCCGCGAGACCGATGACTGCCCGGCTCGGGTATGTCGACAACCTGCGCATCCTGCTGACCGTGCTGGTCCTGGCCCACCACAGCGCCCTCACCTACGGCGCGCTGCCCATGTGGTACTGGGCCGAGCCCAGCGAGAGCCTGTCCGGCCTCGCGCTCATGGCCTTCGTGGTGGCGAACCAGCTCTGGTTCATGGGCTTCTTCTTCCTGCTCTCCGGCCTGTTCGTCCCCGGTTCGGTGGACCGCAAGGGGCCGGGCGCGTTCGCCCGGGACCGGATCGTCCGGCTCGGCATCCCGCTGGTCGTCTTCTGGCTGGTCGCGCGGCCCGTCCTGTCCCTGCCGACGTGGCCCGCGCGCCAGGCCCAGGGCGAGTCGTTCCTCACGTTCTGGTTCACCGCCGGCGACCCCGGCCCCATGTGGTTCGTCGAGGTGCTCCTCGTGGTCTCGCTCGGCTACGCGGCCTTCCGCGCGCTGCGGGCCCGTTCGGCCGCCCGTCGCGGCGTGCTGTCCGGGGCTGCCGGTCTGTCCGGTGCGGCCGACGGCGTCGTCCGTGAGGCGGCGGCTCGCCCCGTCACCTTCCGCATGGTCGCCGGGCTCGTCGCCGCCCTGACCCTCGTGACCTTCGTCTGGCGCCTGGCCGTGCCGCTGGGTACGTACTGGACGGGTGTCGGCCTCCCGACGCCGGCCTACCTGCCGCAGTACGTGCTGCTGTTCGTCGTCGGCCTGCTCGCGGCGCGCCGCGGCTGGCTCACCACGCTCACGGTGCGGCAGGGCCGCGTCGCGCTGATCGTCGCGATCGTCGGTGTCGGCCCGGCCCTCGGCGCCTCGGCCCTCGCGTCGGCGCCCGACGCCGGGGTCCTCGCCCTGGTCGCTCAGAGCCTCGTCGAGAACGTCGTCGCCGTGGGCGCGGCTCTCGGGCTGCTGGTCCTGTTCCGGGAGCGGTTCTCCGGGCAGCCTGCCTGGGCCCGGTTCGCCGCTCAGCACTCGTTCGCCGTGTACGTGATCCACCCGCTCGTGCTGGTGGGCGTCGCGGTGCTGCTGTCCCCGCTCGTGGTCCCGGCCGGACTGAAGTTCCTGGTGCTGCTCGCGCTGTCGGTGCCACTCTGCTGGGGCGCGGCCTACCTGCTGCGCCGCGTCCCGGGCGTGGCGCGGGTGCTGTAA
- the cydB gene encoding cytochrome d ubiquinol oxidase subunit II — protein MDLALVWFFIIAILWTGYLVLEGFDFGVGMLMSILPRGRAEHREKERRVLVNSIGPLWDGNEVWLITAGGATFAAFPEWYATMFSGFYIPLLLILVALIVRGVAFEYRGKIAGTAWARRCDVAIQVGSWVPAVLWGVAFANLVRGVQLDEAHQYVGGFWALLNPFALLGGATTLVLFLLHGSVFVALKTDGEIRARARRLAGVLSLVAVLVAGGWAVWAQVAFSPAWTWAAVAVAALALVGVVVTNRMGREGWAFGLSAVSIVAAVVLIFGSMYPDVMPGLDGGNSLTIAEASSTPYTLTVMTWVAVFLTPLVILYQGWTYWVFRRRLSVEHIPAPAGLTWKKIKESAF, from the coding sequence GTGGACCTCGCACTCGTGTGGTTCTTCATCATCGCGATCCTGTGGACCGGGTACCTCGTGCTCGAGGGGTTCGACTTCGGCGTCGGCATGCTGATGTCGATCCTGCCGCGCGGCAGGGCCGAGCACCGGGAGAAGGAGCGGCGCGTGCTGGTGAACAGCATCGGACCGCTCTGGGACGGCAACGAGGTGTGGCTGATCACCGCGGGCGGTGCCACCTTCGCCGCCTTCCCCGAGTGGTACGCCACGATGTTCTCCGGCTTCTACATCCCGCTGCTGCTGATCCTCGTGGCGCTCATCGTGCGCGGCGTCGCCTTCGAGTACCGCGGCAAGATCGCCGGCACGGCATGGGCGCGGCGCTGCGACGTCGCGATCCAGGTGGGCTCGTGGGTGCCCGCCGTGCTCTGGGGTGTCGCGTTCGCCAACCTGGTGCGCGGCGTCCAGCTCGACGAGGCGCACCAGTACGTGGGCGGCTTCTGGGCCCTGCTCAACCCGTTCGCGCTGCTCGGCGGCGCCACGACGCTGGTGCTGTTCCTGCTGCACGGCTCCGTGTTCGTGGCGCTCAAGACCGACGGCGAGATCCGGGCCCGCGCCCGCCGGCTCGCCGGCGTCCTGTCGCTGGTGGCCGTGCTGGTGGCCGGCGGCTGGGCCGTCTGGGCACAGGTGGCGTTCTCCCCCGCCTGGACGTGGGCCGCCGTCGCCGTGGCGGCGCTGGCGCTGGTCGGCGTCGTCGTGACCAACCGGATGGGCCGAGAAGGCTGGGCCTTCGGGCTCTCCGCCGTCTCGATCGTCGCGGCCGTGGTGCTGATCTTCGGCTCCATGTACCCCGACGTCATGCCCGGCCTGGACGGCGGCAACTCGCTGACCATCGCCGAGGCCTCCTCGACCCCGTACACCCTGACCGTGATGACATGGGTCGCCGTGTTCCTCACCCCGCTCGTGATCCTCTACCAGGGCTGGACCTACTGGGTCTTCCGCCGCCGGCTCAGCGTGGAGCACATCCCCGCGCCCGCCGGGCTGACCTGGAAGAAGATCAAGGAGTCGGCGTTCTGA
- a CDS encoding cytochrome ubiquinol oxidase subunit I, with amino-acid sequence MEALDLARWQFGITTVYHFIFVPLTIGLAPLVAIMQTAWVRTGNERWLKLTKFFGKLFLINFALGVVTGIVQEFQFGMNWSEYSRFVGDVFGAPLAMEALAAFFIESVFLGVWIFGWDRVNKKVHLASIWAVAVAVNLSAFFILAANSWMQHPVGARYNPETGRAEMESIWAILANNTLWAAFPHAVAAAFLTAGTFVAGIAAWWMVRLARTKQPESVELARNVYRPAVILGTVVMLISGAGVALSGDVQGKLMFEQQPGKMASAEALCEGEEAANFSILTIGDLSNSCEGVRHILEVPGLASYLGTGHFSGPESFLPGVNDVQEQYSEKFGATDEAGNPISYTPNLAVTYWSFRLMIGFAAGSALLALAALWFTRGGRVSDNKWLARIGIAAIPTPFIASSFGWIFTEMGRQPWVVAPNPTGIDQIRLLTMNGVSEVVSPGMVLASMIVFTLLYGVLAFVWYRLMHRYAVEGVPSTVRDESPEAASDGSDRPLSFAY; translated from the coding sequence GTGGAAGCTCTCGACCTGGCACGCTGGCAGTTCGGCATCACCACCGTCTATCACTTCATCTTCGTCCCGCTCACGATCGGGCTGGCGCCCCTCGTGGCGATCATGCAGACCGCCTGGGTCCGGACCGGGAACGAGCGCTGGCTGAAGCTGACCAAGTTCTTCGGCAAGCTCTTCCTGATCAACTTCGCGCTCGGCGTCGTGACCGGCATCGTGCAGGAGTTCCAGTTCGGGATGAACTGGAGCGAGTACTCACGGTTCGTCGGCGACGTGTTCGGCGCCCCGCTCGCCATGGAGGCCCTCGCCGCGTTCTTCATCGAGTCGGTCTTCCTCGGCGTCTGGATCTTCGGCTGGGACCGCGTCAACAAGAAGGTGCACCTGGCCAGCATCTGGGCCGTGGCCGTCGCGGTGAACCTGTCGGCCTTCTTCATCCTGGCCGCCAACTCGTGGATGCAGCACCCCGTGGGCGCCCGGTACAACCCGGAGACGGGCCGCGCCGAGATGGAGTCGATCTGGGCGATCCTCGCCAACAACACGCTGTGGGCGGCCTTCCCCCACGCCGTCGCCGCCGCCTTCCTGACCGCCGGGACCTTCGTGGCCGGCATCGCCGCCTGGTGGATGGTGCGCCTCGCCCGGACCAAGCAGCCCGAGTCCGTCGAGCTCGCCCGGAACGTGTACCGCCCCGCCGTGATCCTCGGCACGGTCGTCATGCTGATCTCCGGCGCCGGCGTGGCACTGTCCGGCGACGTCCAGGGCAAGCTCATGTTCGAGCAGCAGCCGGGCAAGATGGCGTCCGCCGAGGCGCTGTGCGAGGGCGAGGAGGCCGCGAACTTCTCGATCCTCACGATCGGTGATCTCTCCAACTCCTGCGAGGGCGTGCGGCACATCCTGGAGGTGCCCGGCCTGGCCAGCTACCTCGGCACGGGGCACTTCTCCGGCCCGGAGAGCTTCCTGCCCGGCGTCAACGACGTGCAGGAGCAGTACTCCGAGAAGTTCGGCGCCACCGACGAGGCCGGCAACCCCATCTCGTACACGCCGAACCTCGCGGTCACCTACTGGAGCTTCCGGCTCATGATCGGGTTCGCCGCCGGATCCGCGCTGCTGGCGCTGGCCGCTCTCTGGTTCACGCGCGGCGGCCGGGTCAGCGACAACAAGTGGCTCGCCCGCATCGGGATCGCCGCGATCCCCACCCCGTTCATCGCCTCGTCGTTCGGCTGGATCTTCACCGAGATGGGCCGCCAGCCCTGGGTCGTCGCCCCGAACCCCACGGGGATCGACCAGATCCGGCTGCTCACCATGAACGGCGTCTCCGAGGTGGTGAGCCCGGGCATGGTGCTCGCCTCGATGATCGTGTTCACCCTGCTCTACGGCGTGCTGGCCTTCGTCTGGTACCGGCTCATGCACCGGTACGCGGTCGAGGGCGTGCCCTCGACGGTCCGCGACGAGTCGCCCGAGGCGGCCTCGGACGGCTCCGACCGGCCCCTCTCGTTCGCCTACTGA
- the rplU gene encoding 50S ribosomal protein L21 produces MVYAIVKAGGRQEKVSVGTIVVMDRVQAAAGETVELPALLLVDGEKVTTDAKKLAKVKVTAEVVRDEKGPKITILKYKNKTGYRKRQGHRQSLTRLKVTGIK; encoded by the coding sequence GTGGTGTACGCGATCGTCAAGGCCGGTGGCCGCCAGGAGAAGGTGTCCGTCGGGACCATCGTCGTCATGGACCGTGTCCAGGCGGCAGCCGGTGAGACCGTTGAGCTCCCGGCCCTGCTGCTCGTGGACGGGGAGAAGGTGACCACCGACGCGAAGAAGCTCGCGAAGGTCAAGGTCACCGCTGAGGTCGTGCGGGACGAGAAGGGTCCCAAGATCACGATCCTCAAGTACAAGAACAAGACCGGTTACCGCAAGCGCCAGGGCCACCGCCAGTCGCTGACCCGCCTCAAGGTCACCGGCATCAAGTGA
- a CDS encoding protein-L-isoaspartate O-methyltransferase family protein — protein MVSEPAAEHDDIARAMRAVPRRDFLPRSQRPFAGQDQPLPIGRGQTSSQPTTVAAMLRLLRVPLGARVLDVGAGSGWTTALLAYLTGPQGSVLGVERDSRLSEWGAANLARTGMDWATLEHSAPGVLGKPRENGWDRILVSAAAAALPRTLVDQVGIGGRMVIPVRTTLLLIERLPDGRTRATDHGGYRFVPLIED, from the coding sequence ATGGTTTCTGAGCCGGCAGCAGAGCACGACGACATCGCCCGGGCGATGCGCGCCGTACCGCGACGCGACTTCCTGCCGCGGTCCCAGCGGCCGTTCGCCGGCCAGGACCAGCCGCTGCCGATCGGGCGCGGCCAGACCTCCTCCCAGCCCACCACGGTGGCCGCCATGCTCCGCCTGCTGCGCGTCCCGCTCGGCGCGCGCGTGCTCGACGTCGGCGCGGGCTCCGGCTGGACGACGGCGCTGCTCGCCTACCTGACGGGACCGCAGGGCTCGGTGCTGGGCGTGGAGCGCGACAGCCGGCTGTCCGAGTGGGGCGCCGCCAACCTCGCCCGGACCGGGATGGACTGGGCGACGCTCGAGCACTCGGCCCCCGGCGTGCTCGGCAAGCCCCGGGAGAACGGCTGGGACCGCATCCTGGTGTCGGCGGCGGCGGCCGCGCTCCCCCGCACCCTGGTGGACCAGGTCGGGATCGGCGGCCGCATGGTCATCCCCGTCCGGACGACGCTGCTGCTCATCGAGCGCCTGCCCGACGGTCGCACGCGCGCGACGGACCACGGCGGATACCGGTTCGTCCCACTGATCGAGGACTGA
- a CDS encoding thymidine kinase: protein MEDGLGAGRLEVIAGPMFAGKSEELLRRVRRARIARRGVVVVSHALDDRRGVGRVSSHSGQEVPSHTVSDAGEIPGLIVDGTGHDDGAGAGGRTELVAVDEAQFFGAGLVPVVSELAGRGLVVVVAGLSVTFDGQPFAPLPELMALAESVEKLTAVCSVCGADAAFHVRLPAAPAVPDAGPAHPDDALVPVAAHVGGSESYEARCRRHAVVG from the coding sequence ATGGAAGACGGTCTGGGCGCCGGGCGCCTCGAGGTCATCGCCGGCCCGATGTTCGCGGGCAAGTCCGAGGAGCTGCTGCGGCGGGTGCGCCGGGCCCGGATCGCGCGGCGGGGCGTGGTGGTCGTCAGCCACGCCCTGGACGACCGGCGTGGCGTCGGCCGGGTGTCGTCGCACTCCGGGCAGGAGGTGCCGTCGCACACGGTGTCCGACGCCGGGGAGATCCCCGGGCTGATCGTCGACGGCACGGGGCACGACGACGGCGCCGGGGCCGGCGGCCGCACCGAGCTCGTCGCCGTCGACGAGGCCCAGTTCTTCGGCGCCGGGCTCGTGCCCGTGGTCTCGGAGCTGGCGGGCCGCGGGCTGGTGGTGGTCGTCGCGGGGCTGTCCGTCACCTTCGACGGACAGCCCTTCGCGCCGCTCCCGGAGCTCATGGCGCTGGCCGAGTCCGTCGAGAAGCTCACGGCCGTGTGCTCCGTGTGCGGGGCCGACGCCGCGTTCCACGTCCGGCTGCCCGCCGCGCCGGCGGTTCCCGACGCCGGGCCCGCGCACCCGGACGACGCGCTCGTGCCGGTCGCGGCCCACGTCGGTGGGTCGGAGTCGTACGAGGCCCGCTGCCGCCGGCACGCCGTCGTCGGCTGA
- the rpmA gene encoding 50S ribosomal protein L27 — MAHKKGASSSRNGRDSNAQRLGVKRFGGQVVKAGEIIVRQRGTHFHPGVNVGRGKDDTLFALDAGAVQFGTRRGRKVIDIVAAEV; from the coding sequence ATGGCACACAAGAAGGGCGCGAGCTCCTCGCGCAACGGTCGTGACTCCAACGCCCAGCGCCTCGGCGTGAAGCGCTTCGGTGGCCAGGTCGTCAAGGCCGGCGAGATCATCGTCCGCCAGCGCGGCACCCACTTCCACCCCGGCGTGAACGTCGGCCGCGGCAAGGACGACACCCTGTTCGCCCTCGACGCCGGCGCCGTGCAGTTCGGCACCCGTCGTGGCCGCAAGGTCATCGACATCGTCGCCGCCGAGGTCTGA
- a CDS encoding fatty acid desaturase family protein: MAQAAPVVRDGFRPTQPREPGAEPVTSTYSSLARTVRDAGLLGRAHGYYAWTLGVLTVALGGIVTGFVLLGDSWFQLLMAGALGLVLTQFAFVAHEASHRQVFESGPRNDRVGRLLANAVVGISYSWWMTKHTRHHANPNKMGKDPDIENDTIAFTEEGVRQHRGLKRWINRYQGWLFFPLLTLEGLNLHFLSIRSLFTGGPETLRARIRELVTITVRLSAYVAVLFWVLSPGLAFAFLGVQLAVFGVYMGASFAPNHKGMAIIPADSRIDFLSKQVLTSRNIRGGRFMNILMGGLNFQIEHHLFPSMPRPHLIRTAEIVREHCATLGIPYTETSLAQSYVIVVNYLNKVGLAARDPFDCPQYKLMRKV; the protein is encoded by the coding sequence ATGGCCCAAGCTGCCCCCGTCGTCCGCGACGGCTTCCGCCCGACGCAACCCCGTGAGCCCGGTGCAGAGCCCGTCACCAGCACGTACTCGTCGCTGGCCCGCACCGTGCGTGACGCCGGGCTGCTGGGCAGGGCCCACGGGTACTACGCCTGGACCCTCGGTGTGCTCACCGTGGCACTCGGCGGGATCGTCACCGGGTTCGTGCTCCTGGGCGACTCGTGGTTCCAGCTCCTGATGGCCGGCGCGCTCGGGCTCGTCCTGACGCAGTTCGCCTTCGTGGCCCACGAGGCCTCGCACCGCCAGGTCTTCGAGTCCGGCCCGCGCAACGACCGCGTGGGGCGCCTGCTGGCCAACGCCGTCGTCGGCATCAGCTACTCGTGGTGGATGACCAAGCACACCCGGCACCACGCGAACCCGAACAAGATGGGCAAGGACCCGGACATCGAGAACGACACGATCGCGTTCACGGAGGAGGGCGTCCGGCAGCACCGCGGGCTGAAGCGGTGGATCAACCGCTACCAGGGCTGGCTGTTCTTCCCGCTGCTCACGCTCGAGGGCCTGAACCTGCACTTCCTCTCGATCCGCTCGCTGTTCACGGGCGGCCCCGAGACGCTGCGCGCCCGCATCCGCGAGCTCGTCACGATCACCGTGCGCCTCTCCGCCTACGTCGCGGTCCTGTTCTGGGTGCTGTCGCCCGGCCTGGCGTTCGCGTTCCTCGGCGTGCAGCTCGCGGTGTTCGGCGTCTACATGGGCGCGTCGTTCGCCCCGAACCACAAGGGCATGGCGATCATCCCCGCCGACAGCCGCATCGACTTCCTGTCCAAGCAGGTGCTCACCTCGCGGAACATCCGCGGCGGGCGGTTCATGAACATCCTCATGGGCGGGCTCAACTTCCAGATCGAGCACCACCTCTTTCCGAGCATGCCGCGGCCGCACCTCATCCGGACCGCCGAGATCGTCCGGGAGCACTGCGCGACCCTCGGCATCCCCTACACCGAGACCAGCCTCGCGCAGTCGTACGTGATCGTCGTCAACTACCTCAACAAGGTGGGGCTCGCCGCGCGCGACCCGTTCGACTGCCCGCAGTACAAGCTGATGCGCAAGGTCTGA